The genomic window GTCTTTTGCCATCATGCCAGTGTAGTTGGTATAAGTCTATTGTCTCACGCTCAAGCCTCTTCAGGCTGCCTTCTACAGCTTCAAACATCCACTCCTTAGAATTATCATAATAGGTGCTGCCATCATTTTTTTGTCTTACCGCGAATTTACTGGCAACTATAGCGTTCTTACCGAGAGGATGCTTAGCTAATGTTCGCGCTAGATTTTTTTCCGACTCACCGAGACCATAAATATCCGCCGTATCAAAAAAATTAATTCCCATATCAAGCGCACTGTGGATCGCTTTTTCTATTTCTTTCTGGTCAATATCCTGCCAGCCATGCCCACCAAGCTGCCAACAGCCAAAACCCAAACGTGATACTTTTAAGTCGCTTTTTCCTATTAATGTGTATTCCATAATGGTTAACAGTTCGCAGCTTCAAACTGAGATTCCGACACGCAAGCTTTAAGAATTTTATCCGCTATTTTCCGTGCGTCAGTATAATAAATTTTCTCGAGCGTACCACTGGTCGGGGCAGGGCAGTCGGGCAAGGTAATACGAAGCGGTGGCATCCTAAAGCATGATGGCGGAATATTCTCGCACACGCCAGTAATCATCTCGGCTGCCAACCCGCAATTACTCCAGCCGCCATCAATGGCAACGAGTCTTCCGGTGTTTGTTACTGAATTTATAGTAACGCTATGATCTATCGGGTTGATAACCCGCATATCTATAATTTCCGCTGATATGCCGTTTTGCTGTAATATATCTGCCGCCTCAACAGCCAGTTTCGTTGAGTAACTGCTTGCCACTATGGTGACATCACTACCACTACGCATTATTTTTGGTTTGATACTAAGCAGATCAATATCACCTGCTGGAGGCAACTCATCTTCCATTTCATACAGCCAGCGATCATCAATATACATTACTGGATCATCGGATAATGTTGCCGCTATTAATAGATCCCTAGCGTCAGCAACGGTCGCTGGCATAACCACCCTAAGACCAGGTATATGGGCAAGCCACGAATGTAGAGCTTGTGAATGTTGCGCTCCTTGCTCACCACCACGATTGACCACCGCCCGAAACGTAACCGCCGGATGCGCTTGCCCACCAAGCATATGTGACCATTTCGCCGCCTGATTTACGATAGAATCCATCGCCAGTATCATAAAGTCAATTCTTGGATGCAATACTATCGGGCGATAACCACATAGCGACGCGCCAACCGCCGCTCCAGTCGTCGCCGCTTCTGATACGGGAGTATCTATCACTCTTTCCTTGCCGAATTCTTTTTCCAGCTCCAGCATGGAGTTTCCAGCGTACCAAGGACTCCATACACCTTGTCCCATGACAAATACGTTTTTATGGTTTTTAAGCAGGTACGCGTGACCTTCCCTGATTGCCTGCCCGTAATTCATTTTTTTGTTAGCTGGCATAAACATATTCCATAAGTGTTTTTTCCTCAGGAGCGGGGTCTTTTAATACCTCGCTACGCATAGCGGCGAATTCTTCTTTTATCTCGGTGACCAGAGAGTTAAGTTTCTCTCTATCGTAATAACCATTTTCTATCAGGCTGATAAGTAATCTTTCTATTGGGTCACGTTTTTTCCAAGCGTTTATCTCTTCTTGTGAGCGTCTTATGCCGACATCAATGTCCTCTCTGGGGCCAACATGACCACGCCAACGGTAAGTCACCGCCTCAATCAGTGCGGGCTCATTGTTGGCGCGTGCTTTATCCACTAACTTCTTGGTTTTATCCATAACCTCACAAACATTGTTGCCATCAATAGTATAATGGTTCATTCTAGCGGCTTCAGCGAAACGGGATATTTTATCGGATGGTTGCCGTAGATTTATATCAAGATGGCTGGAAAATAGATTATTTTCTACCACAAAGATAACTGGCAGTTTCATTATCGCCGCCATGTTCAAACTCTCATGGAAGACACCTTCCTCACACGCGCCATCACCAAAGAAAGCAAGGGCGACATCACCATTGCCATCAAACTTAGCGGCGATACCCGCGCCAACCGCAAGTGGTATCGTGCCTGCCACAATTGGAACCGAGCCATAAAATCCTACGTCTTTTCCATAAAGATGCATAGAGCCACCAAAACCATGCGAGCAGCCGGTCGCTTTGCCCAAAACCTCAGCGAATAATTTGCGTGCTTCCCCACCCATCGCCAGATAATGTCCGTGCGAGCGATGATTGCCGAATCCTCTGTCCGTTTTTCGTAAGTTAGTCGCAAGCCCTACTGATATAGCTTCTTGACCTATCGCTAGATGTACTGGACATTTGGCTTCCCCGCTTTCAGCCATATCCGCGATTGTCTCTTCAGCGAGGCGAACTCGCAGCATGGCACACAGGCAATCTATAAGTGTGGATTTATCATAACCATCTATATTAACGGGGTTATTAAACTCTAAAGGATTAGACAACCCACCTAAATCAGACTTTATTGAAATCGTATTATGCTTCATTCTCTTTACGTGTAATTTACTTGCTTTTAATGAATTATTACTTAGACTGCGACGTGAGTACAAGGATTTATTTTATATATTATATCGCCTCCGTGAAAGATTACTATTTTTCGCGTGAGGCGTGCTTCCTTCTACGTATAAAGCTCAGAGGACAGGCAGGGTTGGCGCGGTTTATGACTGTGCTTCTTATTCCCTCTCCCTCTGGGAGAGGTTTAGGGTGAGGGGGCACAAAAGGGAGAAATATGGCGAATACTAAAATAGCGGTTATTGGTTGTGGCTATTGGGGGAAGAATCTTGTTCGTAATATGGCAGAACTCGGTGTCCTTCATTGCGTGGCGGATAGTAACGCGCAAACAGCAAAAGATATGGCAGCCAAACACAGTGTTAGAGTAAATACGGTCGCTGAAATAATGGCTGATAAAGACATAGCGGCGGTGGTAATCGCCTCATCGGCGGCGACGCATTTTGCGCTTGCCAAGCAGGCGATGGAAAGCGGCAAGCATGTGTTCGTGGAAAAGCCTCTTGCTCTTGACGTTAAGGAAGCTGCGGCTTTGTCAGAAATTGCCGCCGAGAAGAAATTAGTTTTAATGGTCGGTCATTTGCTGCAATATCATCCGGCGTTTGTCAAACTGCTTGCTGAGGTAAAAGATGGGCGTATCGGTAAATTGCGCTATATCCAATCGCACCGTCTTAGTTTCGGTAAAGTCCGTACTGAGGAAAATGTGGTATGGAGCTTCGCGCCGCACGATATATCCATGATTCTGGCGATTGCTGGACAAGCTCCTGATAAGGTTCTGACTCGTGCCAACACACAGATAAGTGATGGGATATGTGATATAGCAACCCTGCATCTTAATTTTCCCGGCAAACTCACGGCGCATGTAATGGTGTCATGGTTGCATCCGGTAAAAGAACACCGCCTCACTGTGATTGGTGAAAAAGGAGCGCTTGTTTTTGATGACGCTAAGGGCTGGGATGAAAAACTGGTTTTCTACGAAAATAAAGTATCCTTTGAGTCCGGTGCCCCGTTTGCGCAAAAAGGTGAGGCAACAGCTATAAAACTTTCTGAAGGAGAACCGCTTAAGCTTGAATGCCAGCATTTCATTGATGCGGTGAGCAGAAAAACGGAAGTAAGGACAGACTCTAAAGAAGCGATAAGAGTATTGGAAGTATTATCAGCGTCGGAAAAATCATTGAAAACTGAAGGTGAAGTGTCATTGGAAAATAATAAGAATAAAGACTATTTCGCTCATGATACCGCTGTTATTGATGATGGTTGCGTAATTGGTCATGGCAGTAAGATATGGCATTTCAGTCATGTCCTAAAAGGGACAAAGATTGGCAAAAATGTTGTAGTTGGACAGAATGTAATGGTCGGACCTGACGTTACTGTTGGTGATAACTGCAAGATACAAAATAACGTAAGCTTATATAAAGGAGTGAGTCTTGCTGATGGGGTGTTTTGTGGTCCGTCATGTGTATTTACCAATGTGAATACTCCACGTTCGGAAGTTGAGCGTAAGGATGAATTTCTTGCAACACCGGTTGGCAGAGGGGCGACTATTGGCGCGAACGCGACCATAATATGCGGCAATAAAATAGGCGAGTACAGCCTGATCGGGGCAGGTGCGGTTATCACTAAAGAGGTAAAACCGCACGCGCTTATGGTTGGCAATCCGGCAAAGAGAATAGGCTGGGTAAGCCACAGCGGTGAAAAGCTCGGAGAAGATTTGGTGTGCTCACGTGAAGGTCGTCGCTATCGTGAGAATGGTGATGGTTATTTAGAGGAAATCGTTTCTGATAAAGGAAAAAAGAAAGATGAGAAAATCCGTGCAGCCTAGACTGATAGAAGAACAGCTAGATTTTTCTGAGATACTGGAAAAGTTTGAGAATTGTCAGGCGACAATCGCCATTATGGGAATGGGTTATGTCGGTTTCCCGCTGGCGATAGCCACTCATGCTAAAGGTTTTTCGGTTATCGCTTTTGATATTGATGAAAGCAAGGTGGAAAGCCTTAATAAAGGCAAATCCTATCTTAAAGGTATAGATGACTCTGAAATATCGTTAATGAAAGAGGAAGGGCGTTTTTTCGCGACCAGTGACGCACAGAAATTAAAAGAAGCGGACGCGCTTATCATGTGTGTGCCAACTCCACTTACTAAGAACCGTGAGCCAGATTTAAGTTACGTTGAAAGCACCGCCGAGATGATAAAATCACAACTTAGGGTTGGGCAGTTGGTAGTGCTTGAGTCAACCACCTATCCGGGGACAACCAGTGATGTTATTAAACCGATATTGGAAAAAAGTGGGCTTAAATGTGGTCAGGAGTTTTTCCTAGCTTACTCTCCAGAGCGGGAAGATCCTGGTAATGGTTATTATTCCACCAGCTCAATTCCAAAAGTGGTTGGAGCGGATGATGAGCAATCGCAAAAGTTAGCCGCCGCTTTTTATAGTGGCATAATCTCAAAAGCGGTTCCAGTTTCCTCAGCGGCGACCGCGGAGGCGGTAAAACTTACGGAAAATATCTTTCGTTCAGTAAATATAGCTCTGGTAAATGAACTTAAAATGGTTTTCGCCAAAATGGGAGTTGATGTTTGGGAAGTAATTGAGGCAGCGAAGACTAAGCCTTTTGGGTTTATGCCGTTTTACCCAGGACCGGGGGTTGGTGGGCATTGTATACCGATAGACCCGTTCTATTTGACTTGGAAGTCACGAGAGTTTGACATGCCAACCCGTTTTATAGAGCTCGCCGGACAAATTAACGCCCGTATGCCGGGTTATGTAATTAACCGTCTACGTGAAGGATTGGATAGGAAATTTCAAAAAGGACTTAACGGCTCAAAAATACTGATGCTGGGTATCGCCTATAAAAAAGATGTTGATGATATGCGTGAAAGTCCGGCGATGATTATATTTGAACGGTTACTGGAATGTGGCGCGCTTGTTGATTATCATGATAACTATATTCCGGTAATCCCACATACTAGAGAGCATGACAGCCTTTCTGGGATAAAATCCATAAGCCTTGATAAAAATATACTCAAAAATTATGACGCTGTGGTTATCGCCACTGGTCATAGCGATGTTGACTATAAAATGGTTGTCTCAGAGGCAAATCTTATAGTTGATACCAGAAATGTGACGAGTGGCATGAGCGGTGATAATATCATAAGAGCGTAGCTTTATGCTCGTGCGCTCTGCTGATCGCGCATAGGTGATAAGGTAATGTCGTAGTGTGACTTAGAATAAAGGAAATATAAATGAGCAAAAAAATAGATTTTATAGACTTGAGGGCGCAGCAGGAAAGAATCCGTGATAAGATTGATGTTGCCATAAAACGGGTGCTGGATGGTGGCGCGTATATAATGGGCAGTGAAGTAGCCGAACTGGAAAAGCGGTTAGCGGATTTTTGTAATGCGAAATACTGTTTAACCTGTTCCAGTGGTACGGATGCTTTGGTATTGGTATTAATGGCGAAAGGAATAAAAGCGGGTGACGCTGTGTTCGTGCCGAGTTTTACTTTTGCCGCCAGCGCGGAGGCGGTAGCATTTTTAGGTGCTACTCCATTTTTTGTGGATGTGCTTCCTGACACGTTCAATATGTGCCCTGAAAGCCTCAAAAAAGCGATTGTGTCGGCGAAAGAGCAAGGGCTTAATGCAGTGGGCGTGATGCCGGTTGATTTGTTCGGGCAAGCGGCGGATTATGATAAAATATTGCCGATAGCAGAAGAAAATGATCTGTGGGTGCTATGTGACGCGGCGCAGGCTTTTGGTGGCATTTATAAGGGCAAGAAGATTGGCAGCATCGGGCTCGCCACCGCCACTAGCTTTTTTCCGGCTAAACCACTCGGTTGTTATGGTGATGGTGGCGCAGTGTTTACCGATAATGAGGAATTGTACAAAATTCTTACCAGCTTGCGGGTGCATGGCAAAGGTGATGATAAGTATGATAATGTACGAGTTGGCATGAACGCTAGACTTGATACTATACAAGCGGCTATATTACTTGAGAAGCTAGCTATTTTTACTGATGAGCTTAAAGCCCGCCAGAAAGTGGCGGACAGATATAACGCGAATCTATCAGGTTTATTCGCAACACCATTCGTCGCTGAGAATATCAACTCTGCTTGGGCGCAATATACGATTATCGCCGACTCAACAACACAGAGAGGTAACCTCCAGAATTTGTTGAAGCAAGCGGGTGTACCAACGATGGTCTATTATCCGAAACCACTTCATCAGCAAACGGCTTACAAAGAATTCCCAGTGGCGGGTGATATGCTTCCGGTATGTGATAACCTCGCCAGTCGGGTGTTCAGTCTGCCGATGCACCCTTATCTTGATGATGATACGATTGACCATATAACGGATTCGCTGCTAGGCGCGCTCAGGCAGGCGGCATAACGAACATGGTTTGCGCGGTTATTTTAGCGGGTGGATTTGGTATAAGGCTTCGTGAGGTAGTGGCAAGCACGCCCAAGCCGATGGCACTTATCGCAGACCGCCCATTCCTTGAACTTCAGATGGATTATCTTATAGAACAGGGTGTAGATGAGTTTATACTCGCTCTTGGCTATAAAAGTGAAGTAATAAAAAATCATTTTGGCAACAGCTATAGGAATATTCCGATTACTTATAGCACTGAGAAAGAACCGTTGGGAACTGGAGGAGCGTTATTGTTCGCCACGCAGAATATAGTTGGTGAGCAACCTTTCCTCGCTCTTAACGGCGATAGTTTTTTTGATGTTGATTTGTCGGAGCTTTATAAGAAGCATAACGATAATAATTCTGACTTTACTTTCGCTCTGATGCGCTCAAATGAGAATGGACGTTATATGGGAGTGGAAACTGATAGTAGCGATAGAGTAAAATCACTTAATCATCCGGCGCGAAATATTGGTGACACTGCTAACGCTGGTATCTACCTGATTAATCCCCAAACGCTTATTCATTTTGAAAATAGAATACACACTAAAATCTCTTTGGAAGAGGAAATAGTACCATACCTGCTCGCTAATGAATATAATGTGTTCGGAGTAAGTTTTGATAATGAGTTTATAGATATAGGAACTCCAAAAGATTATTATAGAGCGCAGTCTATTATCCCTGTTCCTATGAGTGTATCAGTCTAAAAACACACCGCTAGCGACCCAATCAGTAAACCAGTTTTGGAGGTTTGTCGTTATATACTCTATTTCAGCTTGGTGTGAGGAAACCGTCATATCAAGACTATCAGAAATATTTTTGCCATCTTTTATATTTTTAAGCAGAGTAAACTGCGGATGGGTAAGTTCGTGACGCTTAACTTCATTATTGTTGCGAACAAGCAGTAGCCAACTATTTTTCTTCTTCGGTAACTCTGGAAGCGTATTTTCCGCTCTAGCCTTAGTAAACCAGTCATTTGCCGGATAACTAAATTCAAGCAAGCTACTTGCCGTTCTTAACTTAAGAATGGTCGCGGCAAAATCTTCCGCTGATATATTCTGTAATTTTTTTTGCTCAAGTGGCTGACTATCTTCAAGCATAAAAACTTTTGCTATCTCACTTTCCAACATCGCTATTTCTTTAGCAAAATTATCTATGTCACTATTTACTATAAATTCAGCGAAACCAAGCGGGTAATAATCAAGATTATAATTTAGCGATGGTGTATTTTTTGCGTAATCAGCGGCAAGCCTGTAAAATTCTTCATTTCCTAACAATTTAAGTGTAATAGGATAATCAGCGGTAATCGCTTTGATAAGCCGTATCCTATAGCCTTCTGAATAAATAGCGAATTGCTGTTTCGCGCTTAGCTTGTTATGATGCTTGAATGAATACTCAATATTTTTATAGTTATCATCTAAAATAGCTTGGTAGAAATCAGCAAGTAGCTTCATGACAGATTCCTCGCTTTATCAAGCTCTGATATAAGCACTGACAGCTCTGGTATATTATCGTCCCACTCTATCATCGTACTTATCTTGCCTTTGCTTTTAATAGTATATTTGTATAATTCCCACACTTCATTTGTTACGTTATTATCATGTGTATCTATTATATGAGTGCCTAGATTACTATGCCCAGCTAGGTGGATTTGCGCTATTTTTTCTGTCGGAATTATATCAATATATTTCTTAGCGTCATAGCCATGATTAAATGAGTTCACGTATACATTATTTACGTCAAGTAACAAGCCACAACCAGTCATTTCCACTAGCTTTACGAGGAATTCCCATTCCGGTATATCAGACTCATCAAATTCTAAGTAAGTGGAGGGATTCTCTAAAATAAAATCTATCCCTACTATATCCTGAACTTGTTTTATACGATCGGCTACGTGATTAAGGATGCTTTCAGTATAAGGCAGTGGCAGCAAATCATGAGTATTTCCATTATTTATCCCCGTCCAGCATAAATGGTCAGAAAACCAAGGGGTTTTAAGATAAGTAACCAGTTTTTTTATTTTATTTAGATATTCTTTGTTTATTGGATCCGAAGCGCCTATGTTAAGCGATACGCCATGTGTTATTATTTTATAATCAGAGCTTAAGTCGGATAAAAATTCCCAATATCCCTCATGAGCATCTATAAAATTCTCGGAAATTATCTCAAACCAGTCAATCTCCTTAGGACGTTTTTCAAGTATCTCATCATAGTGAGGAGTACGTAAACCAAGACCAAAGCCAATAAATGGGTATTTTCTATTTTCTACCATTATAGAACCAGATATAGAACCAGAAATTTATACCCTCCATGAATTTTTTCAGGGAGGGTATATAAGCAACAGGGAGTTTTAATTAAGATTTAGGAGCTGTTACACTGCCACCTTCTTTTTCACAGCTTCCCGCTTCAACATATTTCCATTCATTTTTATCATTATCAGCTTTTGCTTGACCAGCGCAGGAGTGTGAGCCATTTGCTGAAGCACAGTCATTTTTACCGGCTTTTGCGATACCATAGCATTTTTCCTTTTTAGGCTTAGCGTTCTCAGCGTTTGCTTGAGCCATAAAACCGGTAGCGATAACTCCTGCCATAGCGGCGGTAAGTAAAGTCTTGTTCATAATGTATCCCTTAAAAATTTGTAACAATTTAACAATTATAGTTAGCCGTAAAAACAACCAGCTAACAGAAAGTTCGTATAGCACATAAAAAAAGTTACGTCAGCCATAACATATCACTCTAAAAAAATTGTAACTATTGAATGTGAGTAAGCGAATTATCGTTATGAAATATAGTAATTTATACATTAAATATAAGTAATGGAAGTATTTATGAACATACATGGCTAATATGGAGAGAATATGAACAATAGCGAATCAGAACCTAATGATAATACAAACGATAGTAAAAAACATAATGCGAATTCATGTAGAAAGGAAAACTGTGGAATCTCATCCTGTTCCCCGTGCATAGTAACGAAAATAATTGTTTTGGGAATGTTGATTTTTTATGCAATATCCTATTTCATTAGATAACTAGTAATACTAGGCATCTATAAAGGTATAAGGAAGATAGTTATGAGTGACAATGAACGGAAAGAAGAGCTTTCACCAGAAGCATATAGTGTGTTGCGTAAAGAAGGCACCGAACGCCCATTTACCAGCCCACTCAATGATGAGAAGCGTGAAGGTGTCTATGCTTGCGCTGGTTGTGGTCTTGAGCTTTTTAATTCCGATAAAAAATATAATAGTGGAACTGGCTGGCCTAGTTTTTTTGACTCTATCTCTGGTAATATAGAAACTAAGTTAGATAAGAAATTATCAGCGACCAGAACAGAATATCATTGTATTCGCTGTGGTGGTCATCAGGGACACGTTTTTGAAGATGGTCCCGAGCCAACAAGACTTCGCTATTGTAACAATGGTGTCGCCCTAAAATTTATTCCTAAAGCGTAATTTATTGAGAGTTGTGGCATTATGAAAAATACTGTTTACATATTTCTATCTTTGTTTTTTATATTATTTAATATGGGGAGTGTAATGGCTGAGTCAGGCAATAAAAAGGCGGTATTCGCTGGTGGATGTTTCTGGTGTATGGAACCACAATTCGCTGATATAAAGGGTATAAGTAAGGTCGTTTCCGGCTATACCGGAGGCAATACTAAAAACCCCACATATGAGCAAGTATCTACGGGTAACACGGGTCATGTTGAGGCTATTGAGGTAACTTATGATCCTGATCAAATAGGGTATGAGAAGTTGCTGGAGATTTTTTGGGATAATATAGACCCATTTGACGCTAATGGTCAGTTTTGTGATAAAGGATCACAATATCTAGCTGGTATATTTTTTCATGATAAAGAGCAGGAAAAGTTGGCGAATTTATCAAAAGAAAAAATAGAAAAGAAATTTGCCAGCAAAGTAGCGACTATTATAAAACCTGCTACGGAATTTTATCCGGCGGAGGATTACCACCAAGAATTTTATATAAAAAGCCGTGCGAGGTATAAGAGTTATCGTAGCGGCTGTGGTCGTGACGCAAGGCTGGAAAAATTACGAGAAGTAAAAAATAAGTAACAAAAAAATAGTGGTATAGCATTGTAGTTTAATTTACACCTCACTTCTAGTCGTAAAAGAGATATATTCTTTTTCATTATCAATTTTAACTAGAGGTAGAGGTTCTAATGAATAAATTTGTTACTATAGCTATTGGAACGATTTTGTGTTCCGCGCCTGTATTGGCTGGTGAAGGTGCGGATTGGGGTTACAGCGGTGATAAATCACCGGAAAAATGGGGCAGTATAAAACAAGACTATTCTGTGTGTGATACTGGAAAACTACAATCACCTTTTGACGTTAAAGCTACTTTCAAAGCAGCGGATCTGCCTGATATAAAAGTTAGCTATAAATCTATGCCGCTTTCTTTAAGCTCTGGTGAGAACGGTCTTACTATTCAGGCGGCGGCTGGGAACAAGATAACGGTAGGTGATGATGTGTACGAATTACTGCAATTTCACTTCCATACACCAAGTGAGTATAAAGTAAATGGTAAATCATATCCGATGGAAATGCATTTAGTTCATAAGAGGGTATCAGATGGTGCTCTTGGCGTATTCGCCGTAATGGTAGCTAAAGGAGCGGAGAATAGCCATATAAAAACTATCTGGGACAATATCCCAGAAAAAGGTAGTAAGGCAGAGCCAAAAGATGTGAGTATTAACCTAGCTGATTT from Rickettsiales bacterium includes these protein-coding regions:
- a CDS encoding transketolase C-terminal domain-containing protein, whose translation is MPANKKMNYGQAIREGHAYLLKNHKNVFVMGQGVWSPWYAGNSMLELEKEFGKERVIDTPVSEAATTGAAVGASLCGYRPIVLHPRIDFMILAMDSIVNQAAKWSHMLGGQAHPAVTFRAVVNRGGEQGAQHSQALHSWLAHIPGLRVVMPATVADARDLLIAATLSDDPVMYIDDRWLYEMEDELPPAGDIDLLSIKPKIMRSGSDVTIVASSYSTKLAVEAADILQQNGISAEIIDMRVINPIDHSVTINSVTNTGRLVAIDGGWSNCGLAAEMITGVCENIPPSCFRMPPLRITLPDCPAPTSGTLEKIYYTDARKIADKILKACVSESQFEAANC
- a CDS encoding thiamine pyrophosphate-dependent dehydrogenase E1 component subunit alpha codes for the protein MKHNTISIKSDLGGLSNPLEFNNPVNIDGYDKSTLIDCLCAMLRVRLAEETIADMAESGEAKCPVHLAIGQEAISVGLATNLRKTDRGFGNHRSHGHYLAMGGEARKLFAEVLGKATGCSHGFGGSMHLYGKDVGFYGSVPIVAGTIPLAVGAGIAAKFDGNGDVALAFFGDGACEEGVFHESLNMAAIMKLPVIFVVENNLFSSHLDINLRQPSDKISRFAEAARMNHYTIDGNNVCEVMDKTKKLVDKARANNEPALIEAVTYRWRGHVGPREDIDVGIRRSQEEINAWKKRDPIERLLISLIENGYYDREKLNSLVTEIKEEFAAMRSEVLKDPAPEEKTLMEYVYAS
- a CDS encoding Gfo/Idh/MocA family oxidoreductase → MANTKIAVIGCGYWGKNLVRNMAELGVLHCVADSNAQTAKDMAAKHSVRVNTVAEIMADKDIAAVVIASSAATHFALAKQAMESGKHVFVEKPLALDVKEAAALSEIAAEKKLVLMVGHLLQYHPAFVKLLAEVKDGRIGKLRYIQSHRLSFGKVRTEENVVWSFAPHDISMILAIAGQAPDKVLTRANTQISDGICDIATLHLNFPGKLTAHVMVSWLHPVKEHRLTVIGEKGALVFDDAKGWDEKLVFYENKVSFESGAPFAQKGEATAIKLSEGEPLKLECQHFIDAVSRKTEVRTDSKEAIRVLEVLSASEKSLKTEGEVSLENNKNKDYFAHDTAVIDDGCVIGHGSKIWHFSHVLKGTKIGKNVVVGQNVMVGPDVTVGDNCKIQNNVSLYKGVSLADGVFCGPSCVFTNVNTPRSEVERKDEFLATPVGRGATIGANATIICGNKIGEYSLIGAGAVITKEVKPHALMVGNPAKRIGWVSHSGEKLGEDLVCSREGRRYRENGDGYLEEIVSDKGKKKDEKIRAA
- a CDS encoding nucleotide sugar dehydrogenase — its product is MRKSVQPRLIEEQLDFSEILEKFENCQATIAIMGMGYVGFPLAIATHAKGFSVIAFDIDESKVESLNKGKSYLKGIDDSEISLMKEEGRFFATSDAQKLKEADALIMCVPTPLTKNREPDLSYVESTAEMIKSQLRVGQLVVLESTTYPGTTSDVIKPILEKSGLKCGQEFFLAYSPEREDPGNGYYSTSSIPKVVGADDEQSQKLAAAFYSGIISKAVPVSSAATAEAVKLTENIFRSVNIALVNELKMVFAKMGVDVWEVIEAAKTKPFGFMPFYPGPGVGGHCIPIDPFYLTWKSREFDMPTRFIELAGQINARMPGYVINRLREGLDRKFQKGLNGSKILMLGIAYKKDVDDMRESPAMIIFERLLECGALVDYHDNYIPVIPHTREHDSLSGIKSISLDKNILKNYDAVVIATGHSDVDYKMVVSEANLIVDTRNVTSGMSGDNIIRA
- a CDS encoding DegT/DnrJ/EryC1/StrS family aminotransferase, encoding MSKKIDFIDLRAQQERIRDKIDVAIKRVLDGGAYIMGSEVAELEKRLADFCNAKYCLTCSSGTDALVLVLMAKGIKAGDAVFVPSFTFAASAEAVAFLGATPFFVDVLPDTFNMCPESLKKAIVSAKEQGLNAVGVMPVDLFGQAADYDKILPIAEENDLWVLCDAAQAFGGIYKGKKIGSIGLATATSFFPAKPLGCYGDGGAVFTDNEELYKILTSLRVHGKGDDKYDNVRVGMNARLDTIQAAILLEKLAIFTDELKARQKVADRYNANLSGLFATPFVAENINSAWAQYTIIADSTTQRGNLQNLLKQAGVPTMVYYPKPLHQQTAYKEFPVAGDMLPVCDNLASRVFSLPMHPYLDDDTIDHITDSLLGALRQAA
- a CDS encoding sugar phosphate nucleotidyltransferase, encoding MVCAVILAGGFGIRLREVVASTPKPMALIADRPFLELQMDYLIEQGVDEFILALGYKSEVIKNHFGNSYRNIPITYSTEKEPLGTGGALLFATQNIVGEQPFLALNGDSFFDVDLSELYKKHNDNNSDFTFALMRSNENGRYMGVETDSSDRVKSLNHPARNIGDTANAGIYLINPQTLIHFENRIHTKISLEEEIVPYLLANEYNVFGVSFDNEFIDIGTPKDYYRAQSIIPVPMSVSV
- a CDS encoding DNA-binding domain-containing protein, producing MKLLADFYQAILDDNYKNIEYSFKHHNKLSAKQQFAIYSEGYRIRLIKAITADYPITLKLLGNEEFYRLAADYAKNTPSLNYNLDYYPLGFAEFIVNSDIDNFAKEIAMLESEIAKVFMLEDSQPLEQKKLQNISAEDFAATILKLRTASSLLEFSYPANDWFTKARAENTLPELPKKKNSWLLLVRNNNEVKRHELTHPQFTLLKNIKDGKNISDSLDMTVSSHQAEIEYITTNLQNWFTDWVASGVFLD
- a CDS encoding DUF692 domain-containing protein; this translates as MVENRKYPFIGFGLGLRTPHYDEILEKRPKEIDWFEIISENFIDAHEGYWEFLSDLSSDYKIITHGVSLNIGASDPINKEYLNKIKKLVTYLKTPWFSDHLCWTGINNGNTHDLLPLPYTESILNHVADRIKQVQDIVGIDFILENPSTYLEFDESDIPEWEFLVKLVEMTGCGLLLDVNNVYVNSFNHGYDAKKYIDIIPTEKIAQIHLAGHSNLGTHIIDTHDNNVTNEVWELYKYTIKSKGKISTMIEWDDNIPELSVLISELDKARNLS
- a CDS encoding DUF2282 domain-containing protein; translated protein: MNKTLLTAAMAGVIATGFMAQANAENAKPKKEKCYGIAKAGKNDCASANGSHSCAGQAKADNDKNEWKYVEAGSCEKEGGSVTAPKS
- the msrB gene encoding peptide-methionine (R)-S-oxide reductase MsrB; its protein translation is MSDNERKEELSPEAYSVLRKEGTERPFTSPLNDEKREGVYACAGCGLELFNSDKKYNSGTGWPSFFDSISGNIETKLDKKLSATRTEYHCIRCGGHQGHVFEDGPEPTRLRYCNNGVALKFIPKA
- the msrA gene encoding peptide-methionine (S)-S-oxide reductase MsrA, with amino-acid sequence MAESGNKKAVFAGGCFWCMEPQFADIKGISKVVSGYTGGNTKNPTYEQVSTGNTGHVEAIEVTYDPDQIGYEKLLEIFWDNIDPFDANGQFCDKGSQYLAGIFFHDKEQEKLANLSKEKIEKKFASKVATIIKPATEFYPAEDYHQEFYIKSRARYKSYRSGCGRDARLEKLREVKNK
- a CDS encoding carbonic anhydrase family protein, producing the protein MNKFVTIAIGTILCSAPVLAGEGADWGYSGDKSPEKWGSIKQDYSVCDTGKLQSPFDVKATFKAADLPDIKVSYKSMPLSLSSGENGLTIQAAAGNKITVGDDVYELLQFHFHTPSEYKVNGKSYPMEMHLVHKRVSDGALGVFAVMVAKGAENSHIKTIWDNIPEKGSKAEPKDVSINLADLLPKSMKYTRFMGSLTTPPCSEGVNWHMLSAPITVSDSQIAKFTSIYGNNARPIQPANDRLVVSE